A section of the Schistosoma haematobium chromosome ZW, whole genome shotgun sequence genome encodes:
- a CDS encoding hypothetical protein (EggNog:ENOG41KOG3646~COG:S) — translation MFVINLHKSLKIFLMMNPKYIILLSYVCLTHFSSLMFSHASTESWYIRSRKGVAANVAASASSKTQPVPISTQLTTSGRASTFSYDEPQFTISDSNLRSGSFTAEEKLVAQLLNRGSLTVRPNGYMNQSTNPVHVNITYNVVQILGFSQSEETLSISGWFTMNTFLNYIQAKTTIIIRLPSIGQNITKSSSYDF, via the exons ATGTTCGTCATAAATTTACACAAATCTTTGAAGATATTTTTGATGATGAATCCAAAATATATCATTCTTTTATCATATGTATGCTTAACACATTTCAGTAGTCTAATGTTTAGTCATGCATCAACTGAATCATGGTATATAAGATCACGTAAGGGTGTTGCAGCCAATGTTGCTGCATCGGCTTCATCAAAAACACAACCAGTACCCATATCAACTCAATTAACGACAAGCGGTCGTGCTTCAACAT TTTCATATGATGAACCCCAATTTACAATAAGTGATTCGAATCTTCGGAGTGGTTCATTTACAGCAGAAGAAAAACTGGTAGCTCAACTACTGAATCGAGGGAGTTTAACTGTTCGACCAAATGGTTATATGAATCAGTCTACAAATCCTGTACACGTTAATATAACTTATAATGTTGTACAGATTCTTGGATTT TCACAATCAGAAGAAACCTTGAGTATCTCCGGATGGTTTACTATG aATACATTCCTGAATTATATCCAGGCAAAAACTACCATCATAATTCGACTGCCTtcaataggacaaaacataACGAAATCTAGCAGTTATGATTTCTAA